TATGAAATGTAGCGGTCGATCGCCACCGAACCGTCGCGCTGCATGCCGCCGAGTTTGGCGTAGCCCTTGGCGTCCAGCAGCTTGTGCGCCCTGAAACCCTTGACGTCGGCCGATTTCGCCTTCGCGGTCTCCTCCGACAGATCGTATTTGGCGGCCATCTCCCGGCCGACCGCGGCGAGCTGACCGGCCATCTCGTGCTCGAATTCCTTCAGCTCGGTGCGCGGTTTCGATGCCTTGCGGGGTTTCAGGGCATCGCGCTTTTCCATCTCGGCCTTGCACTGTGCAATGACCTCGGCGACGGATTTGCGCTCTGCATTGACCAGGAGGTTCTTCAGATCCTGATCCGAAAGCGCGGCAATCCTGTCGTCCGTCCAATCGACCATCGTGTCCAACTTCTCTTCTGAATGCGTTGAGATCAATCGCTCAAGACCGCACCGCGATCCGCGCGTCTATTCCGGGACGGCGCGACGATCCGCAGGCAGCGAACTGTACCGCGTTTCATCGGCCTTGTGGCAGTCTATTTGGGGCCCTAGAAGCTGGCTCCGCCGGGGTAATTCGGGCTTTCGCGCGTGATGGTGACGTCGTGGACATGGCTTTCGCGCAGGCCCGCGCCGGTGATGCGCACGAACCGCGCCTTCTCGTGGAATTCGGCGAGGTTCCTGGCGCCGACATATCCCATCGCCGCGCGCAAGCCGCCGGCGAGCTGGTGCATGACATTGCCGACCGGGCCCTTATAGGGCACCTGGCCCTCGATGCCCTCCGGCACCAGCTTGAGCGTGTCCTTGATGTCCTGCTGGAAATAGCGATCGGCCGAGCCGCGCGCCATCGCACCCACCGAGCCCATGCCGCGATAGGCCTTGTAGGAGCGGCCCTGCCACAGGAACACTTCGCCCGGCGTCTCGTCAGTGCCGGCCAAGAGCGAGCCGACCATGGCGATGTCGGCGCCGGCGGCGAGCGCCTTGGCGAGATCGCCGGAATATTTGATGCCGCCGTCGGCGATCACGGGCACGCTGGCTTTCTTGGCGGCTTCGACTGCATCCATGATCGCGGTCAGTTGCGGCACACCGACGCCGGCGACGATACGGGTGGTGCAAATCGAACCCGGCCCGATCCCGACCTTGATCGCGTCAGCCCCGGCATCGATCAGCGCCTGCGCGCCTTCCTGGGTGGCGATGTTGCCGGCGATCACCTGCACGGCGTTCGACAGCCGCTTGATGCGGTTGACGGCTTCCAGCACCCGCGAGGAATGGCCGTGCGCGGTGTCGACCACGATCAGGTCGACACCGGCGTCGATCAGCCGCTCGGTGCGCTCGAAACCGCCCTCGCCGACCGTGGTCGCGGCAGCGACGCGCAAGCGGCCCTGCGCATCCTTGCAGGCCAGGGGATGGGCGACCGCCTTTTCCATGTCCTTGACGGTGATGAGACCGACGCAGCGATACTGCTCGTCGACGACAAGCAATTTTTCGATGCGGTGCTTGTGCAACATCCGCTTCGCCTCGTCCTGGCTGACGCCTTCGCGCACCGTGACGAGGTTTTCATGCGTCATCAGTTCTGAGACTTTTTGCCGGGGGTCGGTGGCGAACCGCACGTCGCGGTTGGTGAGAATGCCGACCAGCTTGCCCGGGGTGCCCTTGGTGGCGCCGGTGACCACCGGAATGCCGGAAAAACCGTGATCGTTCATCAGCGTCATCGCGTCCGACAGCATCGCATCGGGACCGATGGTCAGCGGATTGACCACCATTCCCGATTCATACTTCTTGACCTGCCGCACTTGGGCGGCCTGGCCGTCGACGTCGAAATTGCGGTGAATGACGCCGACGCCGCCGGCCTGCGCCATCGCGATCGCCATGCGCGCTTCGGTGACGGTATCCATCGCCGAGGCAATGATCGGAATATTGAGCGGGATGGCGCGGGTGACGTGGGAGCGGATATCGGCCTCCGAGGGCAGGATATCCGAAAGGCCCGGTTTCAGAAGCACGTCGTCGAACGTATAGGCTTCGCGAATCCCCTGAAGTCCCTGCACAACAGCCATTACCAACTCCTTCGGCGGCTCGTTTGCCGCGGTACGATCTAGGGATGAACAGGACCTTCGGCGACGCAGATGGCGTTACCGTCGAATCGAAGCCCATCGGTAGGGTTGGCGGTGGTCGATAGCATGGCGGGCCGCCGAATCAAAGCGTTTGCCAGCCATGCACAGGCTTTTCGTCGGCGGCGGCCGGCCTCTTGCCCGGTCAGCGCGGATAGCCCGGTTTCCGCCGCGTCAGCGCGGATAACCCGGCGGCGGGCCGTGCCGGCGGATCGCCTCCACCACCTCCCGATGCCGGCGATCCTCCGGGGGCAGATCACGCGGGATTTGGGTGGTCTGCCGGGTTCCGCAATGGCCCAACCGGCCGTGCGATGATACAGCCAGTTTGCCCGCCGCTTTCCCGGCCCTCCGCGGATCCCGATGACCAAAGAACGCCTGATCCCGCTCATCGTGGCCACCGCCCTGTTCATGGAGAACATGGATTCGACCGTGATTGCGACCTCGCTTCCGGCGATCGCGGCCGACATCGGCACCAGTCCGCTGACGCTCAAGCTCGCCATCACCTCGTACCTGCTGTCGCTCGCGGTGTTCAT
The genomic region above belongs to Bradyrhizobium sediminis and contains:
- the guaB gene encoding IMP dehydrogenase yields the protein MAVVQGLQGIREAYTFDDVLLKPGLSDILPSEADIRSHVTRAIPLNIPIIASAMDTVTEARMAIAMAQAGGVGVIHRNFDVDGQAAQVRQVKKYESGMVVNPLTIGPDAMLSDAMTLMNDHGFSGIPVVTGATKGTPGKLVGILTNRDVRFATDPRQKVSELMTHENLVTVREGVSQDEAKRMLHKHRIEKLLVVDEQYRCVGLITVKDMEKAVAHPLACKDAQGRLRVAAATTVGEGGFERTERLIDAGVDLIVVDTAHGHSSRVLEAVNRIKRLSNAVQVIAGNIATQEGAQALIDAGADAIKVGIGPGSICTTRIVAGVGVPQLTAIMDAVEAAKKASVPVIADGGIKYSGDLAKALAAGADIAMVGSLLAGTDETPGEVFLWQGRSYKAYRGMGSVGAMARGSADRYFQQDIKDTLKLVPEGIEGQVPYKGPVGNVMHQLAGGLRAAMGYVGARNLAEFHEKARFVRITGAGLRESHVHDVTITRESPNYPGGASF